The proteins below are encoded in one region of Mycobacterium botniense:
- a CDS encoding SDR family oxidoreductase, protein MTGIEQFRYDGKRVLVVGGATGMGAAAAQTAAALGAEAIVMDYAPVAYEVAQSVQVDLADRSSIDAALEQIDGPVHAIFSAAGVADGPKLMRVNFIGHRHLIETLLADGRLPRGSAICFISSVGGIGWENDLPRLQEFLATPDYESADAWVKAHEPEGIIHYGFSKQVINAYVAMKAYPFMAKGVRINAICPGPTDTPLARANADLWLTFAQDYRDATGCEIHTPQQMANAMVFLNSDAAGGISGVNLLVDNGHVMSSMTGSFAPGKPIIDLIMGRVSLT, encoded by the coding sequence ATGACCGGCATCGAGCAGTTCCGGTATGACGGCAAGCGGGTACTTGTCGTTGGCGGCGCCACGGGCATGGGCGCTGCCGCCGCCCAGACCGCAGCGGCGCTCGGCGCCGAGGCGATCGTGATGGACTACGCGCCGGTGGCGTATGAGGTCGCGCAATCGGTGCAGGTGGATCTGGCCGACCGCTCGTCGATCGACGCGGCTCTTGAGCAGATCGACGGACCGGTTCATGCCATCTTCTCGGCGGCCGGCGTGGCCGACGGACCGAAGCTGATGCGGGTCAATTTCATCGGCCACCGCCATCTGATCGAGACATTGCTGGCCGACGGCCGGCTTCCCCGCGGCTCAGCGATCTGCTTTATCTCCTCGGTGGGCGGTATCGGTTGGGAGAACGATCTGCCGCGGCTGCAGGAATTCCTGGCGACACCCGACTACGAGTCGGCCGACGCCTGGGTCAAGGCTCATGAGCCCGAAGGGATCATCCATTACGGCTTCAGCAAACAGGTAATCAATGCATATGTCGCGATGAAGGCCTACCCGTTCATGGCCAAGGGTGTACGCATCAACGCGATCTGCCCGGGCCCGACCGACACACCGCTCGCCCGGGCGAATGCCGATTTGTGGCTGACCTTCGCTCAGGACTACCGGGATGCCACCGGCTGCGAGATCCACACACCGCAGCAGATGGCCAACGCGATGGTCTTTCTCAACAGTGACGCCGCCGGCGGCATCAGCGGTGTCAACCTTCTCGTCGACAACGGACACGTGATGTCGTCGATGACGGGCTCTTTCGCGCCCGGTAAGCCGATCATCGACCTGATCATGGGCCGGGTATCGCTGACGTAG
- a CDS encoding nitroreductase family protein → MDVEYLLRATRSARTSLDLDAPVDRGDIRECLRIGLQAANGSNQQSWRWLVIFDPALREKIAALYRQAYLRRVGGQLVANLLPADTPGRRLMSSTEWLVENMAKVPTLVIPCYEPYLPRIEGDESFYRATLYGSIFPAVWNFQLALHTRGYGTCVTTLHLHHENTVRELLGIPASYVQGCLLPIGRLRHGTRFQPASRRPLSEVVALDRWDGPAL, encoded by the coding sequence GTGGACGTCGAGTATCTGCTGCGCGCCACCCGATCGGCGCGTACGTCGCTCGACCTCGACGCGCCAGTTGACCGTGGTGACATCCGCGAGTGCCTGCGCATCGGTTTGCAAGCCGCCAACGGCTCCAATCAGCAGTCCTGGCGGTGGCTGGTCATCTTTGACCCGGCGCTGCGGGAGAAGATCGCCGCGCTGTACCGACAGGCATACCTGCGCAGAGTAGGCGGGCAGCTGGTCGCCAACTTGTTGCCGGCCGATACTCCCGGCAGACGTCTGATGTCGTCGACCGAGTGGCTCGTCGAGAACATGGCGAAGGTGCCGACGCTCGTGATCCCTTGTTATGAGCCCTATCTGCCTCGCATCGAGGGCGACGAGTCGTTTTACCGGGCGACGCTGTACGGGTCGATCTTCCCCGCGGTGTGGAACTTCCAGCTCGCTTTGCACACCCGCGGTTATGGGACTTGTGTGACAACGCTGCACCTTCATCACGAAAACACCGTCCGCGAGCTGCTTGGCATCCCGGCCAGTTACGTGCAGGGATGCCTGCTCCCGATCGGCCGTCTGCGTCACGGTACGCGCTTCCAGCCGGCGAGTCGGCGACCCCTCAGCGAAGTGGTCGCCCTCGACCGCTGGGATGGCCCAGCCCTGTAG
- a CDS encoding NAD(P)H-dependent amine dehydrogenase family protein has translation MAHDPIRVVVWSTGGVGSIAIDAIRRRPDLELVGVWVHSPEKVGRDAGELAGGTAIGVAATNDADALLALQPDCVVYAASGPQRDADAVPDYLRLLRAGINIVSTTSTSLVYPPAYFAPDWRDQLAAAAASGNASFYASGIFPGFGSDQLALVLTTQSKSIRTVKATEVALNDHYPVASVMMDGMGFGRPLDFDPMLKTPGFIEIAWSAPIHLIAEGLGVKVTEIRGSLDRRVTDRDIDVAFGTVKAGTCGAVCTRAAGVVGGHEAIVIEHIIRMARDVAPDWLSSEHDATYRVDIEGDPDIHCAMTLGDAQGHGAGRGAMAATTMRVVNAVPYVVEAPAGLLSSLDLPITLPRHALE, from the coding sequence GTTGTGGTGTGGTCGACCGGAGGTGTCGGCTCGATCGCCATCGACGCAATCCGGCGTAGGCCCGACCTCGAACTCGTTGGTGTCTGGGTACATTCACCGGAAAAAGTCGGACGCGACGCGGGTGAGCTCGCCGGCGGCACAGCGATCGGCGTGGCGGCCACCAACGATGCCGACGCGCTCCTCGCGCTACAGCCGGACTGCGTGGTGTATGCCGCGAGCGGTCCGCAGCGCGACGCCGACGCGGTACCCGACTATCTGCGGTTGCTCCGGGCCGGGATCAACATCGTGTCGACGACGTCAACGAGTCTGGTCTACCCACCGGCGTACTTTGCGCCCGACTGGCGCGATCAGCTCGCAGCGGCGGCGGCGTCCGGCAACGCTTCGTTCTACGCATCGGGCATTTTCCCGGGATTCGGGTCCGACCAGCTGGCGCTTGTCTTGACGACACAGTCGAAATCGATCCGCACCGTGAAGGCCACCGAGGTGGCGCTTAACGACCACTACCCGGTGGCCAGCGTCATGATGGATGGGATGGGATTTGGCCGGCCTCTTGATTTCGACCCGATGTTAAAGACTCCGGGTTTTATCGAAATAGCTTGGAGTGCACCGATTCATCTGATCGCCGAAGGTCTCGGAGTCAAAGTGACCGAAATACGAGGGTCACTGGACCGCCGGGTGACCGACCGCGATATCGATGTGGCGTTCGGCACGGTCAAAGCAGGGACATGCGGGGCAGTCTGCACCCGGGCGGCTGGTGTCGTCGGGGGCCACGAAGCGATCGTGATCGAGCACATCATCCGGATGGCCCGCGACGTGGCACCCGACTGGTTGAGCTCTGAACACGACGCCACTTACCGCGTCGACATCGAGGGCGACCCCGATATCCACTGCGCCATGACCCTCGGCGACGCCCAGGGCCACGGCGCGGGCCGGGGAGCGATGGCGGCCACCACAATGCGTGTCGTCAACGCGGTTCCCTACGTGGTGGAAGCACCCGCGGGACTCCTCAGTTCGCTCGATCTGCCGATAACACTGCCCCGGCACGCCCTGGAGTGA
- a CDS encoding TetR/AcrR family transcriptional regulator, which produces MTGVDSHGGVVALQHPPEASGSHESARLNAPDIGAAAQSSPYREADGTRRSEILQTAASLFASSGLRTSLQEIADAAGILPGSLYHHFESKEAILVELLQRYHADLDRIGEAAQQRLDDADSRPVSEKIVQLGSAIAKCAVRHSAALAMSFHEAPSANPELMQLVQRPPTAIHQAMLQTLRAGRWSGYIRSDIDLSTLADRICQSMLHIGLDVIRQNAPADQVATLMCQIILGGLASRSPSDAKLDRSNALAAANAVIDTWPDEHQADPDDKAAHVRAVARAEFGRRGYEVTTIRDIAAAAGLGTGTVYRLIGSKEELLASIMRSFGEKVGAGFVSVLRSDSTSIEKLDALSWIDINALDRFRDEWKIQLAWMRQSPPNTPNPGLAFATRMRQLKSLLSEGIRSGDIRVDAPSTAMLSRCVIDVLWMPQNIIDAIGKRAALIHARDTVLRGAACRKA; this is translated from the coding sequence ATGACAGGAGTCGATAGCCATGGAGGTGTTGTGGCGCTTCAACATCCACCTGAGGCTTCAGGCTCCCACGAATCCGCGCGTCTGAACGCACCCGACATCGGAGCGGCCGCCCAGTCGTCTCCCTACCGGGAAGCAGACGGCACGCGCCGATCGGAGATACTTCAGACTGCGGCTTCGCTGTTCGCGTCCTCCGGTCTGCGCACCTCGCTGCAGGAGATCGCCGACGCTGCGGGAATCCTGCCGGGAAGCCTCTACCACCATTTCGAATCCAAAGAGGCGATCCTCGTCGAGTTGCTGCAGCGCTATCACGCCGACCTGGATCGCATCGGTGAAGCCGCCCAGCAGCGGCTGGACGACGCCGACTCACGCCCGGTGTCTGAGAAGATCGTGCAGCTGGGATCGGCCATCGCGAAATGCGCCGTTCGGCACAGTGCCGCACTCGCGATGTCGTTTCACGAGGCACCCAGCGCCAACCCGGAGCTGATGCAGCTGGTGCAGCGTCCCCCGACCGCCATCCACCAGGCGATGCTACAAACACTGCGGGCCGGCCGCTGGAGTGGCTACATCAGATCCGACATCGACCTTTCGACGCTGGCCGACCGGATCTGTCAGTCCATGTTGCACATCGGTCTTGATGTCATCCGGCAAAACGCCCCCGCCGACCAGGTGGCCACGTTGATGTGCCAGATCATTTTGGGGGGTCTGGCCAGTCGCTCGCCCTCCGACGCGAAACTGGACCGCTCCAATGCCCTCGCCGCCGCCAACGCCGTTATCGACACGTGGCCTGACGAACACCAAGCCGACCCGGACGACAAGGCAGCCCATGTTCGGGCGGTGGCACGCGCCGAATTCGGCCGCCGGGGCTACGAAGTCACCACCATCAGGGATATCGCGGCCGCTGCAGGGCTGGGCACCGGTACGGTTTACCGGCTGATCGGCTCCAAGGAGGAGCTGCTCGCATCGATCATGCGATCCTTCGGCGAGAAGGTCGGGGCGGGATTCGTCAGCGTGCTGCGCTCGGATTCGACGTCGATCGAGAAGCTGGATGCGTTGAGCTGGATCGACATCAATGCCTTGGACCGCTTTCGCGACGAGTGGAAGATTCAGCTGGCCTGGATGCGACAGTCTCCGCCCAACACCCCCAACCCGGGCCTGGCCTTCGCCACCCGCATGCGGCAGCTGAAATCGCTGTTGTCCGAAGGAATCCGATCTGGAGACATTCGTGTTGACGCTCCTTCGACCGCGATGCTGTCGCGGTGTGTGATCGATGTGTTGTGGATGCCGCAGAACATCATCGACGCGATCGGCAAGCGCGCCGCGCTGATTCACGCCCGTGACACGGTGCTGCGGGGAGCCGCCTGCCGAAAGGCCTAG